A portion of the Deinococcus peraridilitoris DSM 19664 genome contains these proteins:
- a CDS encoding tetratricopeptide repeat protein, with protein sequence MLPSALRALLRQAPRVVVAPVGRGFGQEALTNWAEKHGYRVVHSAAETQEGRALWCPRRRRELHALPRYAPIGEVLVLDETQARWDFQSWSAALAHHPVSWQRASYEQSDGWPEALKFALQLADNAGELHRHPLATAYLTPLLPPPTLRDVYQRLAVTPLVLPALYALLQVSPDDIEALHDGGWLSEVPGGLAAPRLLRRALAPRGGPQQAQEIALVLSEAGQDGAALDVLAEAGAWHGYLDVLVRVAKASTGEDVLRDRLRPVPPVLREKAEYRYLAGLLARTHGELAHAEALYDQALHEAPASLAPLVHNARGVILALQHRTDEALSAFEQATGGAGVTAGEAWHNHAGLLAQLGRHGEAEQSLKEAVAAFRAVGDEAREARSFKLLGLLYTERGLLHEAQNAYREALKLLRNSGAALDAFAFLNLAEVHALLGHPDEAQSYLDQARASAPDTRAQGWLTRCAALIDLQRGRLDAAQGALEALLTSEPTDRQLLAEIHLLLTRTLREKGKRDEARVHLEGALPLGVRAELEAALLSGEGLDAVIEHARAQEFRLELASALVARGSADDAREALRLTRTHGYAALLEGPDAVKLAAHVEEDESLRELFPLHLTLLGPLKVRFAGRTLSLADFPTRKSAALLLALAFAGRPYGREELAERFWPGAKNPLGSLQTAVYHLRGALGVPVVRSERGLLSLAFPVQTDLQALQASGQQALLLHEDAGAALLRESLRTAGSFLPELPDEFEDERAHAEATLRELRWTLARLSPGESEVRRDALRALLADDPYDLDARATLIRVHELRGENEAAAHERRRLAELEREFG encoded by the coding sequence ATGCTGCCCTCCGCACTGCGAGCACTTCTGCGGCAGGCACCAAGGGTGGTGGTGGCGCCTGTCGGTCGCGGCTTTGGACAAGAAGCACTCACCAACTGGGCCGAGAAGCACGGTTACCGCGTCGTGCACAGCGCTGCCGAGACCCAGGAAGGGCGTGCCTTGTGGTGCCCCAGGCGCAGGCGTGAATTGCACGCTTTGCCCAGGTATGCGCCGATCGGTGAGGTGCTGGTCCTCGACGAAACCCAGGCACGCTGGGATTTCCAGTCGTGGTCGGCGGCGCTCGCCCATCACCCGGTGTCGTGGCAGCGCGCTTCTTATGAGCAAAGTGACGGCTGGCCCGAGGCCCTCAAGTTTGCGTTGCAGCTTGCAGACAATGCAGGCGAGCTTCACCGTCATCCGCTGGCCACCGCCTACCTGACGCCGCTGCTGCCTCCCCCCACGTTGCGGGATGTGTACCAACGTCTGGCCGTGACGCCGCTCGTGCTTCCGGCCCTCTACGCTTTGCTGCAGGTGTCGCCCGACGACATCGAAGCGCTTCATGACGGTGGCTGGCTGTCCGAGGTTCCAGGCGGGCTGGCTGCACCCCGGTTGCTTCGGCGCGCCCTGGCACCTCGGGGTGGGCCACAGCAGGCGCAGGAAATCGCGCTTGTGCTGAGTGAGGCTGGCCAGGACGGCGCCGCCTTGGACGTGCTCGCGGAGGCTGGCGCTTGGCACGGGTATCTTGACGTGCTGGTGCGCGTGGCCAAGGCCAGCACAGGCGAAGATGTCCTGCGCGACCGCCTGCGTCCAGTGCCGCCCGTTCTGCGGGAAAAGGCAGAGTACCGATACCTGGCGGGCCTGCTGGCGCGAACACACGGAGAACTCGCCCACGCCGAGGCGCTGTACGATCAGGCTCTGCACGAGGCCCCTGCTTCACTGGCACCGCTGGTGCACAATGCGCGTGGCGTGATTCTGGCGCTGCAGCACCGCACCGACGAGGCTTTGAGTGCTTTTGAGCAAGCGACCGGTGGGGCGGGCGTGACTGCCGGGGAAGCGTGGCACAACCACGCCGGCTTGCTCGCGCAGCTGGGCCGGCACGGCGAAGCAGAGCAGAGCCTGAAAGAGGCGGTCGCGGCGTTTCGCGCGGTGGGCGACGAGGCGCGTGAAGCGCGCAGCTTCAAACTGCTCGGTCTGCTCTATACCGAACGGGGTTTGCTGCACGAAGCGCAGAACGCTTACCGCGAAGCCCTCAAACTGCTCAGAAACAGTGGCGCCGCCCTGGACGCGTTTGCGTTCCTGAACCTCGCCGAAGTGCACGCCCTGCTGGGCCATCCGGACGAGGCGCAAAGTTATCTCGATCAGGCGCGCGCGAGTGCCCCGGACACGCGCGCGCAGGGCTGGCTTACCCGCTGCGCCGCGTTGATCGATCTGCAACGCGGGCGTCTGGACGCCGCGCAGGGTGCCCTGGAAGCGCTGCTGACCAGCGAACCCACCGACCGTCAGCTGCTCGCCGAGATTCACCTGCTGCTGACCCGCACGCTGCGGGAGAAGGGTAAGCGTGACGAAGCGCGCGTACACCTGGAGGGCGCACTGCCGCTGGGCGTGCGGGCGGAACTCGAGGCAGCACTGCTGTCCGGAGAGGGCCTCGACGCGGTCATCGAGCACGCCCGAGCACAGGAATTCCGCCTGGAACTGGCGTCGGCGCTCGTCGCCCGCGGCAGCGCCGACGACGCCCGTGAAGCGTTGCGGCTGACTCGCACGCACGGCTACGCGGCCCTGCTCGAAGGTCCTGACGCCGTGAAACTGGCCGCGCACGTCGAGGAGGACGAAAGCCTGCGCGAACTTTTTCCACTGCACCTGACCCTCCTGGGGCCGCTGAAAGTACGCTTTGCGGGGCGCACCCTGAGCCTGGCCGACTTCCCGACGCGCAAAAGTGCAGCGCTGCTGCTCGCGCTGGCGTTCGCCGGTCGGCCTTACGGCCGCGAGGAACTGGCCGAGCGCTTCTGGCCTGGGGCCAAGAATCCGCTGGGCAGCCTGCAGACGGCGGTCTACCATTTGCGTGGTGCACTGGGTGTCCCGGTGGTGCGCAGTGAACGCGGGCTGCTCAGTCTGGCCTTTCCGGTGCAAACCGACCTGCAGGCGCTGCAAGCCAGCGGGCAGCAGGCACTGCTGCTCCATGAGGACGCCGGAGCTGCGTTGCTGCGAGAGTCGCTGCGCACGGCAGGGTCGTTTCTGCCTGAACTTCCTGACGAGTTCGAAGACGAGCGCGCACATGCCGAAGCCACCCTGCGCGAATTACGCTGGACGCTCGCCCGCCTGAGCCCTGGGGAAAGCGAAGTCCGGCGTGACGCGCTGCGTGCCTTGCTGGCCGACGACCCGTACGACCTTGACGCCCGCGCGACCCTCATCAGGGTGCACGAACTGCGCGGCGAAAACGAAGCGGCGGCACACGAACGCCGCCGCCTCGCCGAACTGGAACGCGAGTTCGGATGA
- a CDS encoding ferritin-like domain-containing protein — MPMQMQDLQDLFVHKLNDLYDAEQQGLQAMQQLSQRVQTPELKQGLQMHIEQSQQQVQRLEQIMQKLGQQPGGEQCKGMQGLIQEGQKLLKEDASPEVLEAGIIAAQQAMEHYEIAGYGTARTYAQLLKNDEAVRLLEQTLEEEKMTDQQLTQIAEKINVQAMNA; from the coding sequence ATGCCGATGCAAATGCAAGACCTGCAAGATCTGTTCGTCCACAAACTCAACGACCTGTACGACGCCGAGCAACAAGGCCTGCAAGCCATGCAGCAACTCTCTCAGCGCGTCCAGACGCCTGAACTGAAACAGGGCCTCCAGATGCACATCGAGCAGTCACAGCAACAGGTGCAGCGCCTCGAGCAGATCATGCAGAAACTGGGCCAGCAGCCCGGCGGCGAGCAGTGCAAGGGCATGCAGGGCCTGATTCAGGAAGGTCAGAAGCTCCTGAAGGAAGACGCCAGCCCCGAAGTGCTTGAAGCGGGCATCATTGCCGCCCAGCAGGCCATGGAGCATTACGAGATCGCCGGCTACGGCACCGCGCGCACCTACGCGCAGCTGCTCAAGAACGACGAGGCCGTGCGCCTGCTCGAGCAGACCCTCGAAGAAGAGAAGATGACCGATCAGCAACTCACGCAGATCGCCGAGAAGATCAACGTTCAGGCCATGAACGCCTGA
- a CDS encoding NUDIX domain-containing protein — protein MNLSRVVPIKRAAHVYLVQDGKLLLVTERMDDGSIFWGLPGGKADGGESLADAAVRQVKLETGLDVNDLEFVSLLEGEMLSGSKHHHYANFARFTARCSGEIAPTDPEVLGAHWIEVADVMNLVRYGPPPEVEERHPLIWIPTRDFLEGKARAYYPI, from the coding sequence ATGAATCTTTCCCGCGTCGTTCCCATCAAACGCGCCGCCCATGTGTACCTCGTTCAGGACGGCAAACTGCTGCTGGTGACCGAGCGTATGGATGACGGCAGCATCTTCTGGGGTCTCCCGGGCGGCAAGGCCGACGGTGGCGAGTCCCTGGCCGACGCCGCCGTTCGTCAGGTCAAGCTGGAAACCGGCCTGGATGTCAACGACCTCGAATTCGTCAGCCTGCTCGAAGGCGAGATGCTCTCCGGCAGCAAGCATCATCACTACGCCAACTTCGCGCGCTTCACCGCCCGCTGCAGTGGCGAGATCGCGCCCACCGACCCCGAGGTGCTGGGCGCTCACTGGATTGAGGTTGCTGACGTTATGAACCTGGTGCGCTACGGCCCCCCGCCCGAAGTCGAGGAGCGTCACCCCCTCATCTGGATTCCCACCCGTGACTTTCTCGAGGGGAAGGCCCGCGCCTACTATCCCATCTGA
- a CDS encoding NAD-dependent malic enzyme, with protein sequence MTINRDKGKKISRYYDVKRDADGQRYLEVDVTGFSMLRLPLLNKSTAFTREERRLLELDGLIPPHVSSIDEQKERAYRRYRLQSGDLEKHIYLRNLQDRNEVLFFALLEEHLEEMLPILYTPTVGEAVRVFSHIYRFPRGLCVSTDTIDTVEDALANVPLDDVRMIVATDSSAILGLGDQGFGGMAISIGKLSIYTVAGGVGPDKTLPVELDVGTDRADLREDPLYLGVNHARLSGEQYEDFLDRFVEAVSQRYPKAIIQWEDFARGTAFRVLERYRKVIPSFNDDIQGTGAMALAGVLNACKLKGEQLADQRFVVVGAGAGGIGVAWAIKQGLLGAGLSEHEAHARLFVVDRQGLLVHGQNIEPHQEPYAQSPDALMDWTFSGEAPSLLETIQNARATALLGLSGVGGLFTQPIVQAVAHNAGRPIVFPLSNPTSNVEALPDDVVRWTEGRAIVATGSPFADVVHDGVTYPVGQGNNAFIFPGLGFGAVISRAREITDGMVLEAARTLAEHTSTDTGRVYPPIDRLREVSIQVATRVVARAIKDGVAAEYRIRNLGHEDLEAFVRRRFWLPKYLPFRQKGAAE encoded by the coding sequence ATGACGATCAACCGGGATAAGGGAAAGAAAATCAGCCGCTACTACGACGTCAAGCGTGACGCCGACGGTCAGCGCTACCTGGAAGTGGACGTGACGGGCTTTTCGATGCTGCGCCTGCCACTGCTCAACAAAAGCACGGCCTTCACGCGTGAGGAGCGGCGCCTGCTGGAACTCGACGGCCTGATTCCGCCGCACGTCAGCAGCATCGACGAGCAGAAGGAGCGCGCCTACCGCCGCTACCGCCTGCAAAGCGGTGATCTCGAGAAGCACATTTATCTGCGTAACCTGCAGGACCGCAACGAGGTGCTGTTCTTCGCCCTGCTCGAAGAGCACCTCGAAGAGATGCTGCCGATTCTCTACACGCCCACGGTGGGGGAGGCCGTGCGGGTCTTTTCGCATATCTACCGCTTTCCGCGCGGCCTGTGCGTCTCGACGGACACCATCGACACTGTCGAGGACGCCCTGGCCAACGTGCCGCTCGATGACGTGCGCATGATCGTGGCCACCGATTCGAGCGCCATTCTGGGCCTGGGTGACCAGGGCTTCGGTGGCATGGCCATCAGCATCGGCAAGCTCAGCATCTACACCGTCGCGGGCGGCGTGGGGCCCGACAAGACGCTGCCCGTCGAGCTCGATGTCGGCACCGACCGCGCCGACCTGCGTGAGGATCCCCTCTATCTGGGCGTGAACCACGCCCGGCTTTCAGGCGAGCAGTACGAGGACTTTCTCGACCGCTTCGTGGAGGCGGTCAGCCAGCGCTATCCCAAGGCGATCATTCAGTGGGAGGATTTTGCGCGTGGCACGGCCTTCCGGGTGCTGGAGCGCTACCGCAAGGTGATCCCGAGCTTCAACGATGATATTCAGGGCACAGGCGCCATGGCCCTGGCAGGGGTACTGAACGCCTGCAAGCTCAAGGGAGAACAGCTCGCCGACCAGCGCTTCGTGGTGGTCGGCGCGGGAGCGGGTGGCATCGGGGTGGCCTGGGCCATCAAGCAGGGCCTGCTGGGCGCTGGGCTGAGCGAGCACGAAGCGCACGCGCGCCTGTTCGTGGTGGACCGCCAGGGGCTCCTGGTGCACGGTCAGAACATCGAGCCCCACCAGGAGCCCTACGCGCAGTCCCCCGACGCGCTCATGGACTGGACTTTCTCGGGTGAGGCGCCCAGCCTGCTCGAAACCATCCAGAACGCCCGCGCCACCGCCCTGCTGGGCCTGTCCGGAGTAGGAGGCCTGTTTACCCAGCCCATCGTGCAGGCGGTCGCGCACAACGCCGGGCGGCCCATCGTGTTTCCGCTCTCGAACCCGACCAGCAACGTCGAGGCGCTGCCCGACGACGTGGTGCGCTGGACGGAGGGCCGGGCCATCGTGGCCACCGGCAGTCCTTTTGCGGACGTGGTCCACGACGGCGTGACCTACCCGGTGGGGCAGGGCAACAACGCCTTCATCTTTCCAGGGCTGGGGTTTGGCGCCGTCATCAGCCGGGCGCGCGAAATCACCGACGGTATGGTCCTCGAAGCCGCACGGACGCTTGCCGAGCACACCAGCACCGACACCGGGCGCGTCTATCCGCCCATCGACCGGTTGCGGGAGGTGAGCATCCAGGTCGCCACCCGCGTCGTGGCGCGCGCCATCAAAGACGGGGTGGCCGCCGAGTACCGAATTCGCAACCTCGGACACGAGGACCTCGAAGCCTTTGTGCGCCGCCGCTTCTGGTTGCCCAAGTACCTGCCCTTCCGCCAGAAAGGCGCCGCCGAGTAG
- a CDS encoding thioesterase family protein gives MKEIPAGYTQTLTITVTHEMTVNFDELGPLHPVYATYWMAKHFEEAGRKIILPFLEEGEGGIGSEVSVTHTASALPGMQVTVTAVFERREGRRIYARMSAVNELGDLIGHGATTQVVLPQSRIDENFAQLAQRFEEYRAGR, from the coding sequence GTGAAAGAGATTCCCGCGGGCTATACCCAGACCCTGACGATCACCGTCACACACGAGATGACCGTCAACTTCGACGAGCTCGGCCCCCTGCACCCGGTGTACGCCACCTACTGGATGGCCAAGCATTTCGAGGAGGCGGGCCGCAAGATCATCCTGCCCTTTCTGGAAGAAGGTGAGGGCGGGATCGGTTCCGAGGTGAGCGTGACGCACACGGCGAGCGCCTTGCCCGGCATGCAGGTCACCGTGACCGCGGTGTTCGAGCGCCGCGAAGGACGCCGCATCTACGCGCGCATGAGCGCCGTGAACGAACTGGGTGACCTCATCGGTCACGGTGCCACCACCCAGGTCGTGCTGCCGCAGTCACGTATCGACGAGAACTTCGCCCAGCTTGCCCAGCGCTTCGAGGAATACCGCGCGGGCCGCTGA
- a CDS encoding acetyl-CoA C-acyltransferase: MHEAVILAAARTPVGRHGGALSSVRPDDLAAAAIREAVARAGVNVAEIEDVYFGCANQAGEDNRNVARMGLLLAGLPIEVPGATINRLCGSGLDAVNTAAKSILAGEGRLYVAGGVESMSRAPYAMPKPEKGYATGNQTVYDTTLGWRFVNPRMRELYGTDAMGETAENLAEEYGIGREEQDRFALHSHQKALRAQEAGHFEREIIPMEIQGRKGSTLVTRDEGPRSDTSLETLSGLRPVFRKGGSVTAGNSSSLNDGASAVVLASREYAQAHGLTPRARVRSFAVAGVPPRIMGIGPVPASRKALSRVGLRVGDLHAIELNEAFAAQSLAVLRDLEIDAQDPRLNPNGGAIALGHALGSSGSRLVTSLLHELERTNGQFGLVTMCIGVGQGIATVIERV; this comes from the coding sequence ATGCATGAAGCCGTCATTCTCGCCGCCGCCCGCACGCCCGTCGGAAGGCACGGTGGCGCCCTTTCCAGCGTCCGTCCGGACGACCTGGCCGCTGCTGCCATCCGGGAGGCCGTTGCCCGCGCGGGTGTGAACGTTGCCGAGATCGAGGACGTGTATTTTGGCTGTGCCAACCAGGCCGGAGAGGACAACCGCAACGTGGCCCGCATGGGGCTGCTGCTGGCCGGTCTGCCCATCGAGGTGCCGGGCGCGACCATCAACCGGCTGTGCGGCTCGGGTCTGGACGCCGTGAACACCGCGGCCAAGAGCATTCTGGCCGGTGAGGGTCGCCTGTACGTCGCCGGAGGCGTCGAGAGCATGAGCCGTGCCCCCTACGCCATGCCCAAACCCGAAAAAGGCTACGCGACCGGCAACCAGACCGTGTACGACACCACCCTGGGCTGGCGCTTCGTCAATCCGCGCATGCGCGAGCTGTACGGCACCGACGCGATGGGGGAGACGGCCGAGAACCTCGCCGAGGAGTACGGCATCGGGCGCGAGGAACAGGACCGCTTTGCACTGCACTCGCACCAGAAGGCCCTGCGCGCGCAGGAAGCCGGGCATTTCGAGCGCGAGATCATTCCGATGGAGATTCAGGGCCGCAAGGGCAGCACGCTCGTGACGCGTGACGAGGGTCCGCGCAGTGACACCAGCCTGGAGACCCTCTCCGGCCTGCGCCCGGTCTTTCGCAAGGGCGGCAGCGTCACGGCGGGAAACAGCAGCTCCCTCAACGACGGCGCGAGCGCGGTGGTGCTCGCCTCGCGCGAGTACGCTCAGGCGCATGGCCTGACGCCGCGCGCGCGCGTCCGCAGCTTCGCGGTCGCCGGAGTGCCGCCGCGCATCATGGGCATCGGCCCGGTGCCCGCTTCCCGCAAGGCTTTGTCGCGGGTAGGGCTCCGTGTGGGTGATTTGCACGCCATCGAGCTCAACGAAGCTTTTGCCGCACAGAGCCTCGCGGTGCTGCGTGACCTGGAAATCGACGCGCAGGACCCTCGCCTGAACCCCAACGGCGGCGCCATCGCCCTGGGGCACGCGCTGGGCAGCTCGGGTTCGCGGCTCGTGACCAGCCTGCTGCACGAACTGGAGCGCACGAATGGGCAGTTCGGCCTCGTCACCATGTGCATCGGGGTGGGACAGGGCATCGCCACCGTCATCGAGCGCGTCTGA
- a CDS encoding histidine phosphatase family protein, whose protein sequence is MRHGENRANVTRELSCRLVDYPLTERGRLQARQTAQHFAATPVDALFASPLRRAQETAQPLAELLGLPVQTLEELREIDVGELEDPSSPYSLEERRRRDNEVVTAWRAGRFETRYPGGENYLEAATRFKTALRRALTGRSGETVMLIGHSGLYQCALPMLCPQGYLQHLSTNIPLGGYSHLSVHALSPLRATLHTWAVNDHLAGDARLQPDRPDHLRSAHTIPPLSEVPHA, encoded by the coding sequence GTGCGGCACGGCGAGAACCGCGCCAACGTCACGCGCGAGCTGTCCTGCCGCCTGGTGGATTACCCCTTGACCGAGCGAGGTCGTCTGCAGGCCCGGCAGACGGCACAGCACTTTGCGGCCACGCCTGTGGACGCCCTGTTCGCCAGCCCGCTCAGGCGCGCGCAGGAGACTGCCCAGCCACTGGCCGAGCTGCTTGGCTTACCAGTGCAGACCCTGGAGGAGTTGCGAGAGATCGACGTTGGCGAGCTGGAAGACCCGAGCTCGCCCTACAGCTTGGAGGAGCGTCGGCGGCGTGACAACGAGGTCGTCACGGCCTGGCGGGCGGGCCGTTTTGAAACCCGCTACCCTGGCGGCGAGAATTACCTGGAGGCCGCCACGCGCTTCAAAACGGCGTTGCGGCGCGCCCTGACTGGCCGAAGCGGAGAGACCGTCATGCTGATCGGGCACAGCGGCCTTTATCAGTGTGCGCTGCCAATGCTGTGTCCGCAGGGCTACCTCCAGCACCTCTCCACCAACATTCCACTGGGCGGCTATAGCCACCTCAGCGTCCACGCCCTCTCGCCGCTGCGTGCGACCCTGCACACCTGGGCCGTGAACGACCACCTTGCGGGTGACGCACGTCTGCAGCCCGACCGTCCGGACCACCTGCGCAGTGCGCACACCATCCCACCCCTTTCCGAGGTTCCCCATGCATGA